The DNA sequence CTGCCAGCTGGTGGCAGGACAACCACGTCGAGTTACATCTCGGTGTGGCGCTGCGTGATATCGATCGCCAGGCGCAGAGCCTGACGCTGGCGGACAATCGCATCTTTCACTGGACGCAGCTGCTACTGGCGACCGGCGCCGCCGCCAGGCCACTGCCGCTGCTCGACGCGCTTGGGGAACGCTGCCTGACCCTGCGTCACGCCGGTGACGCTATGCGGCTGCGCGCGGCGCTGCAGCCCGGGAGCGCTGTGGTCATCGTCGGCGCAGGCACCATCGGCCTTGAGCTGGCCGCCAGCGCTATTCAGCGCGGCTGTCGCGTCACGGTGGTGGAGCAGGCGCCGACGGTAATGGGTCGCAACGCCCCATGGCCGGTCCGCGACTACCTGCTGGCCCGCCATCGCCAGGCCGGAGTAAGGGTGCTGCTGAACAGCGTCATTGAACAGGCGGAACCGGGAACGCCTCTCACCCTGACCTTACAGAGCGGAGAAACCCTGCACGCCGATACGGTGGTGTATGGCATTGGTATCGTGGCTAACGATACCCTCGCCCGCCGCGCCGGGCTGGAAACCGCCAACGGTATCGTCGTGGATGCCGATTGCAGAACCTCAGACCCGGCTATTTTCGCCGCCGGCGATGTGACGCTGACGCGGCAGACGGACGGTTCGCTGGCGCGCGTCGAGAGCTGGGAAAACGCCAATGTTCAGGCTCAGATTGCCGCCGCGGCCATGCTTGGCAGGCCACGGCCTGCCGGGGCTCCGGGATGGTTCTGGACCGATCAGTACCTGGATAACCTGCAGTTTATTGGCGATATGCACGGTGAAAAGTGGTGGTGTCGGGGAACGCCAGCCGATCGCAAAGCGATCTGGTTTCAGCTGCGCGATGGCGCGTTAACCGGTGCGGTTGCCCTCAATCACGGCCGCGAGATCCGCACGCTACGTAAGCTTATCCAGAGTGGTCAACTGGTGAGCGCCGAGGCGCTGTGCAATGAAGCAATACCCTTAAAAACGCGGTAATCCTGCTACTCAGCGGGCCGGAGGATGATGCTAGAACTAACGTGGCGGGAAGCAAAATTGTGTATTACGTTTAAATCACACGTCTCTCATAACGAGCTGATCATGAACACACTACGCTATTTTGATTTTGGTTCCTCCCGCGCCCTGCTGCTATTGATTGCACGTATCGCAGTCGTGGTGCTGTTTATACTTTTTGGCTATCCCAAACTGCTCGGCTTTAGCGGTACGGTGCAGTATATGGCCTCCTCCGGTGCGCCAATGCCAACGCTGGCGGCCGTTATTGCCGTCATTATGGAAGTTCCTGCGGCGATACTGATTGTGCTGGGCTTTTTTACCCGCCCGCTGGCGGTGATCTTTATTTTCTATACCCTGGGTACGGCGGTGATTGGCCATCACTACTGGGATATGACCGGCGATGCGGTATTGCCGAATATGATTAACTTCTGGAAAAACGTCAGCATCGCCGGCGCCTTCCTGCTGCTGGCGATAACCGGACCGGGCGCCATCTCGCTAGACCGTCGGTAATCCGCAGAGACAAAAAAAGGCCGCAATCGCGGCCTTTTTTATCTTAGTGAGGCAATATTACGCGTAAACCGGGAAGCGCGCGCAGATATCCAGCACTTTACCCTTCACGCGCTCAATGACCGCTTCGTCATTGATGTTGTCCAGCACGTCGCACATCCAGCCGGCCAGCTCTTTCACTTCCGCTTCTTTAAAGCCGCGGCGGGTTACTGCCGGAGAACCGATACGGATACCGGAAGTCACAAACGGGCTCTTCGGATCGTTCGGTACGCTGTTTTTGTTGACGGTGATGTTGGCACGGCCCAGAGCGGCGTCCGCTTCTTTACCGGTCAGGTTTTTATCCACCAGATCCAGCAGGAACAGGTGGTTCTCAGTGCCGCCGGAAACCACTTTATAACCGCGGTTCAGGAACACTTCGACCATCGCTTTGGCGTTTTTCGCAACCTGCTGCTGGTAAACCTTGAACTCTGGCTCCATCGCTTCTTTCAGCGCCACCGCTTTTGCCGCGATAACGTGCATCAGCGGGCCGCCCTGCGCGCTCGGGAATACGGCAGAGTTCAGTTTCTTGTACAGCTCTTCGCTACCGCCTTTCGCCAGGATCAGGCCGCCGCGCGGGCCCGCCAGGGTCTTATGGGTAGTGGTAGTCACAACGTGAGCATGCGGAACCGGGTTCGGGTACACGCCAGCGGCAATCAGGCCAGCAACGTGGGCCATGTCGACGAACAGGTATGCGCCAATGCTGTCAGCGATTTCACGCATTTTTGCCCAGTCAACAATACCGGAGTAGGCAGAGAAACCACCGATGATCATTTTCGGTTTATGTTCCTGAGCCTGCTTCGCCATGTCTTCGTAGTCAATTTTACCGGACTCATCAATACCGTAAGGAATGATGTTGTACAGTTTGCCTGAGAAGTTAACCGGAGAGCCGTGAGTCAGGTGGCCGCCCTGCGCCAGGTTCATACCCAGTACGGTATCGCCCGGTTGCAGCAGAGCGGTATAGACCGCGAAGTTAGCCTGGGAGCCGGAGTGCGGCTGCACGTTCGCGTAGTCAGCGCCAAACAGCTCTTTCGCGCGATCAATAGCCAGCTGCTCTACGATATCGACGTATTCACAGCCGCCGTAGTAACGCTTGCCCGGATATCCTTCAGCATATTTGTTGGTCAGCTGAGAGCCCTGCGCCTGC is a window from the Klebsiella oxytoca genome containing:
- the hcaD gene encoding phenylpropionate dioxygenase ferredoxin reductase subunit — translated: MSEPMIAIIGGGQAGAMAAAALRQQGYHGSLHLFSDESCLPYERPPLSKAMLLDATPQLQPVLPASWWQDNHVELHLGVALRDIDRQAQSLTLADNRIFHWTQLLLATGAAARPLPLLDALGERCLTLRHAGDAMRLRAALQPGSAVVIVGAGTIGLELAASAIQRGCRVTVVEQAPTVMGRNAPWPVRDYLLARHRQAGVRVLLNSVIEQAEPGTPLTLTLQSGETLHADTVVYGIGIVANDTLARRAGLETANGIVVDADCRTSDPAIFAAGDVTLTRQTDGSLARVESWENANVQAQIAAAAMLGRPRPAGAPGWFWTDQYLDNLQFIGDMHGEKWWCRGTPADRKAIWFQLRDGALTGAVALNHGREIRTLRKLIQSGQLVSAEALCNEAIPLKTR
- the glyA gene encoding serine hydroxymethyltransferase; this encodes MLKREMNIADYDAELWQAMEQEKVRQEEHIELIASENYTSPRVMQAQGSQLTNKYAEGYPGKRYYGGCEYVDIVEQLAIDRAKELFGADYANVQPHSGSQANFAVYTALLQPGDTVLGMNLAQGGHLTHGSPVNFSGKLYNIIPYGIDESGKIDYEDMAKQAQEHKPKMIIGGFSAYSGIVDWAKMREIADSIGAYLFVDMAHVAGLIAAGVYPNPVPHAHVVTTTTHKTLAGPRGGLILAKGGSEELYKKLNSAVFPSAQGGPLMHVIAAKAVALKEAMEPEFKVYQQQVAKNAKAMVEVFLNRGYKVVSGGTENHLFLLDLVDKNLTGKEADAALGRANITVNKNSVPNDPKSPFVTSGIRIGSPAVTRRGFKEAEVKELAGWMCDVLDNINDEAVIERVKGKVLDICARFPVYA
- a CDS encoding DoxX family protein — its product is MNTLRYFDFGSSRALLLLIARIAVVVLFILFGYPKLLGFSGTVQYMASSGAPMPTLAAVIAVIMEVPAAILIVLGFFTRPLAVIFIFYTLGTAVIGHHYWDMTGDAVLPNMINFWKNVSIAGAFLLLAITGPGAISLDRR